A single region of the Actinomycetota bacterium genome encodes:
- the glnA gene encoding type I glutamate--ammonia ligase → MSEPLGFKTPDDVRKYIKDNNIQFVDVRFCDLPGIMQHFNVPAQTLPSDFFETGQMFDGSSIRGFQAIHESDMKLIPDVTTAFLDPFRKESTLVMNFSIRDPFTDEFYSRDPRNVAAKAEAYLATTGIADTAFFAPEAEFYIFDSVRYSTAQNQAFHHVDSIEGAWNTGVEFNADGTDNRGYKTRYKGGYFPVSPTDQFADLRDSMVQRLTQVGLLVERAHHEVGTAGQMEINYRFNTLLKAADEVMLFKYVIKNEAWANGKTATFMPKPLFGDNGSGMHVHQSLWSGGNPLFYDAAGYGDLSDTARWYIGGLLKHAPSLLAFTNPTVNSYHRLVPGYEAPVNLVYSQRNRSACIRIPITGTNPKAKRIEFRCPDPSSNPYLAFSAMLMAGLDGIQNKIEPHAPVDKDLYELHGAEAAAIPQVPSSLPAVLDALEADNAYLQAGGVFTPDLIETWLDYKRANEVDYVRLRPHPAEFELYYDI, encoded by the coding sequence ATGTCTGAGCCACTGGGCTTTAAGACCCCTGATGATGTGCGAAAGTACATCAAAGATAACAACATTCAGTTCGTAGATGTCCGCTTCTGCGATCTACCTGGCATCATGCAGCACTTCAATGTGCCTGCACAAACTTTGCCATCTGATTTCTTTGAGACTGGCCAAATGTTCGATGGTTCATCGATCCGCGGTTTCCAGGCAATTCATGAATCAGATATGAAGTTGATTCCAGATGTAACTACCGCTTTCTTGGATCCGTTCCGCAAAGAAAGCACATTAGTAATGAACTTCTCAATCCGTGATCCCTTCACAGACGAGTTCTACAGCCGTGATCCCCGTAACGTAGCTGCAAAGGCAGAGGCATACTTGGCTACGACCGGTATTGCCGACACTGCATTCTTTGCCCCTGAAGCAGAGTTCTACATTTTCGACTCTGTTCGCTACAGCACTGCACAAAACCAGGCATTCCATCACGTAGATTCAATCGAAGGTGCATGGAACACTGGAGTTGAGTTCAATGCCGATGGAACTGATAACCGCGGCTACAAGACCCGTTACAAAGGTGGCTACTTCCCAGTCTCTCCAACAGATCAGTTTGCCGATTTACGCGACTCAATGGTTCAGCGTTTGACGCAGGTTGGCTTGCTAGTTGAGCGTGCACACCACGAAGTTGGTACCGCAGGTCAGATGGAAATCAACTATCGCTTTAACACCTTGCTAAAGGCTGCTGACGAAGTCATGCTGTTCAAGTACGTCATCAAGAACGAAGCTTGGGCTAATGGGAAAACTGCAACCTTCATGCCAAAGCCGCTCTTCGGTGACAATGGTTCAGGTATGCACGTCCACCAGTCTTTGTGGAGCGGTGGCAACCCACTGTTCTATGACGCAGCTGGATATGGCGACCTATCCGACACCGCTCGCTGGTACATCGGTGGCTTGTTGAAGCACGCGCCATCTTTGCTCGCGTTCACTAACCCAACCGTCAACTCGTACCACCGTTTGGTTCCAGGCTACGAAGCACCGGTGAACTTGGTGTACTCACAGCGCAACCGCTCGGCATGTATTCGTATTCCAATCACTGGCACGAATCCAAAAGCCAAGCGTATTGAGTTCCGTTGCCCAGATCCATCAAGCAACCCGTACTTGGCATTCTCTGCCATGCTGATGGCCGGCCTTGACGGTATCCAGAACAAGATTGAGCCACATGCTCCAGTGGACAAGGACCTCTACGAATTGCACGGCGCAGAAGCTGCCGCAATTCCACAGGTCCCATCGTCACTTCCTGCAGTATTGGATGCGCTTGAAGCAGACAATGCCTACTTGCAAGCTGGTGGAGTCTTCACTCCGGACTTGATCGAAACCTGGTTAGATTACAAGCGTGCCAACGAAGTTGACTACGTTCGCTTACGTCCACATCCAGCAGAGTTCGAGTTGTACTACGACATCTAG
- a CDS encoding nucleotide sugar dehydrogenase translates to MPNATLATNKSLAENEFDVGIIGLGYVGLTLATALADSGLKVLGVERRQDVVDKTNAGEPHFHEQGLEYMLKSVLKKGNLRATTSLAPEINCKVYIITVGTPLGPDGAARLDFMRNAASEVASNMRDGALVMLRSTVKIGTTREVVKPILDESGKQYLLAMCPERTLEGKALEELQRLPQIIGSDDPESREAAARFFHRLTPTVVQFPRFETAEIIKLVDNTYRDVQFAFANEIARACEPFGVNAMDVIEGGKLGYPRTNLAIPGLVGGPCLEKDPHILNESLSRFGIELGITKAARKVNEVQPFETIANICRIYKARTGRLPSRIAMFGVAFKGIPETNDLRGTMAALVHQAVLAEVPDAQVSIYDPATLRDEVEAMFSNAVFTDNITDALADVDLLLITNNNPAFAKLRIEELLGYMNKDSLIYDYWNHFARIRPEDRGDRYFSVGGLEAAHELMFGQASEAVNR, encoded by the coding sequence ATGCCAAATGCCACCCTAGCTACCAATAAATCGCTTGCCGAAAACGAATTTGATGTCGGAATTATCGGGCTTGGATATGTAGGCTTAACTTTGGCCACAGCGCTTGCCGATTCTGGCCTCAAAGTTCTCGGTGTTGAGCGTCGTCAAGATGTTGTCGACAAAACAAATGCTGGTGAGCCACACTTTCATGAGCAGGGTCTTGAATACATGCTCAAGTCAGTTTTGAAAAAGGGCAACCTTCGAGCGACAACTTCCTTAGCACCAGAAATTAACTGCAAGGTTTACATCATTACAGTTGGTACGCCTTTGGGACCCGATGGGGCTGCCCGATTGGACTTCATGCGAAATGCAGCAAGTGAAGTTGCGTCAAACATGCGAGATGGCGCACTTGTTATGCTCCGGTCCACTGTGAAAATTGGCACAACCCGGGAAGTAGTCAAGCCAATTTTGGATGAATCCGGTAAGCAGTACCTGCTTGCAATGTGCCCGGAGCGCACATTGGAAGGAAAGGCACTCGAAGAACTACAAAGGCTTCCACAGATTATTGGATCGGATGATCCTGAATCCCGAGAGGCAGCGGCCCGTTTCTTTCATCGCCTCACTCCAACAGTGGTTCAGTTCCCCCGCTTTGAGACTGCAGAAATCATTAAGTTGGTGGACAACACTTATCGAGATGTGCAATTCGCATTTGCTAATGAAATTGCCCGTGCTTGTGAGCCATTTGGCGTAAATGCAATGGATGTCATTGAAGGCGGAAAATTGGGGTATCCCCGCACTAATCTCGCTATCCCTGGATTAGTCGGTGGGCCATGTCTGGAAAAGGATCCGCATATTCTGAACGAATCCTTGAGCAGGTTTGGCATTGAATTAGGCATTACTAAGGCAGCCCGCAAAGTAAATGAAGTCCAACCCTTTGAAACTATTGCCAACATTTGCCGTATTTACAAAGCCCGCACGGGCCGGCTGCCAAGTCGGATTGCGATGTTTGGAGTGGCATTCAAGGGAATTCCCGAAACCAATGATTTGCGCGGAACTATGGCGGCCCTAGTACACCAAGCAGTTTTGGCCGAAGTGCCCGATGCCCAGGTCTCAATCTATGACCCAGCAACTCTGCGCGATGAGGTTGAGGCAATGTTTAGCAACGCGGTTTTCACCGATAACATCACTGATGCACTCGCAGATGTTGACCTGCTACTAATTACCAATAACAATCCAGCTTTTGCCAAGCTGAGAATCGAAGAGTTGCTTGGCTACATGAATAAGGATTCGCTGATTTACGATTACTGGAATCACTTCGCCAGGATTAGGCCGGAGGATCGTGGCGATCGGTATTTCTCGGTTGGGGGCCTTGAAGCCGCTCATGAATTAATGTTCGGACAAGCGAGCGAGGCGGTTAATCGATGA
- a CDS encoding DUF2157 domain-containing protein, whose amino-acid sequence MSTEIAPALQELIDAGTLTREQALAVHSAMSEKPEPVTAFGAVQFSNKRSFISEALTYVGFVFVIAAAALLTNQAWEGLGQWGRPSLLGAGAVVLFGAGSWMRIIRKDDSGRRLSSTLYVGSEALVAGTIGLILNEVWVPKNPSYLDPGSPLWQEPARWVNPAMAVSVGAGALIVGAVAYLLSGSALGQVAMAAPSAAMAIGSGQLIIALTNDTDQVGPARLGSAILFAGGLLWIALEHYDYLHEKVVGQVLGIVAMFSGLQGMGFDLKVWASSSVLVILGLGLLVFYLQGHAWPYLAGGIIGMFAGGVRMLVEYVHGTSGALASLALGILLVVFGVRIVNDRREPTMLVQAETRADGNSDDQNDQSVQDNVDYKNIEPF is encoded by the coding sequence ATGAGTACAGAAATTGCTCCAGCCCTGCAGGAGCTTATTGATGCAGGGACGTTAACTCGAGAACAAGCTCTCGCCGTACATTCGGCTATGAGTGAAAAGCCCGAACCAGTCACTGCATTCGGCGCTGTGCAGTTCTCCAACAAGCGATCCTTTATCTCAGAGGCACTAACCTATGTCGGCTTTGTCTTTGTTATTGCCGCAGCCGCCTTGTTAACAAATCAGGCGTGGGAAGGTTTAGGTCAGTGGGGCAGACCAAGCCTGTTAGGCGCTGGCGCTGTTGTGTTATTTGGGGCAGGTTCGTGGATGCGCATTATTCGTAAAGATGATTCTGGACGCCGACTGAGTTCAACACTGTATGTCGGCTCTGAAGCGCTCGTTGCCGGAACTATCGGATTAATTCTCAATGAAGTATGGGTACCCAAGAATCCAAGTTATTTGGATCCTGGCAGTCCGCTCTGGCAGGAGCCGGCTAGGTGGGTAAATCCAGCTATGGCAGTAAGTGTCGGCGCTGGTGCGCTAATTGTGGGAGCGGTTGCATACCTGCTTTCGGGCTCCGCACTAGGACAGGTCGCAATGGCTGCTCCCTCTGCTGCAATGGCAATCGGCTCCGGGCAGTTGATTATCGCCCTAACTAACGACACTGATCAGGTCGGTCCCGCGCGCCTTGGGTCCGCCATTCTTTTTGCTGGTGGTCTGCTATGGATTGCCTTGGAGCACTATGACTACTTGCACGAAAAAGTAGTTGGTCAAGTGCTAGGTATTGTCGCGATGTTCTCCGGACTTCAAGGAATGGGATTTGACCTGAAAGTCTGGGCAAGTAGCAGCGTTCTTGTCATTTTGGGTCTCGGGCTACTGGTTTTTTACCTTCAAGGTCATGCGTGGCCCTATTTGGCCGGTGGCATTATCGGAATGTTTGCTGGCGGCGTGCGGATGCTCGTTGAGTATGTGCACGGAACAAGTGGGGCATTGGCCTCGCTAGCACTTGGCATTCTGTTAGTGGTATTCGGCGTTCGAATAGTCAATGATCGACGAGAACCCACGATGTTGGTGCAGGCTGAAACAAGGGCAGACGGCAATTCTGATGACCAAAATGACCAGTCCGTTCAGGACAATGTTGACTACAAAAACATTGAGCCGTTCTAG
- a CDS encoding SDR family NAD(P)-dependent oxidoreductase, with protein sequence MKKCVVTGAGGFIGAYLTRALVAQGWKVAAVDNLARGEQRRLEPVLDQIDFWQTDVRDAKALEEAFSDAEVIFHLAAINGTENFYSRPELVLDVGLRGALAVVDACRATGVKNLVVASSAEVYQTPPMVPTPEEVPLMLPDSLNPRYSYGGSKIVSELIAFNYGLDFFNRVQVFRPHNVYGPDMGWKHVIPQFIERGVKLRAENQNQFTIQGDGSETRAFAYVEDVVDGIIRMYENGEHRQVYHIGNDHEVSIKEVVELLGNVLNYEFEVVPGEQALGATPRRCPDISKMRSLGYNPRYSLADGLAATADWYSANLQNKPDNPLL encoded by the coding sequence ATGAAGAAGTGTGTAGTAACCGGAGCTGGCGGCTTCATCGGCGCATATCTCACCCGCGCACTCGTTGCACAGGGCTGGAAAGTAGCAGCCGTTGACAATTTAGCTCGTGGGGAACAGCGCAGACTTGAACCTGTGCTTGACCAGATTGACTTTTGGCAAACCGATGTACGAGACGCAAAGGCCCTTGAAGAAGCCTTTTCTGATGCTGAAGTTATTTTTCACTTGGCAGCCATTAACGGAACTGAGAATTTCTATTCCCGACCAGAGTTGGTTTTAGATGTTGGCCTTAGGGGAGCACTAGCCGTTGTTGATGCGTGCCGAGCTACTGGAGTTAAGAATCTTGTAGTTGCAAGCAGCGCCGAGGTGTATCAAACACCACCAATGGTGCCGACTCCTGAAGAGGTTCCATTAATGCTGCCGGATAGCTTGAATCCTCGCTATTCTTACGGTGGCTCCAAGATTGTTTCAGAGTTGATTGCCTTCAACTACGGCTTAGATTTCTTTAACCGAGTTCAAGTATTTCGCCCACACAATGTTTATGGTCCGGACATGGGTTGGAAACATGTGATTCCACAGTTCATTGAGCGAGGAGTCAAACTACGCGCCGAAAATCAAAATCAATTCACAATTCAGGGCGATGGATCTGAGACCCGAGCATTTGCCTATGTTGAAGATGTCGTTGATGGAATCATCAGGATGTATGAAAATGGCGAGCATCGTCAGGTATATCACATTGGCAATGATCACGAAGTATCGATCAAGGAAGTTGTTGAACTTCTAGGCAACGTATTGAATTACGAGTTTGAAGTTGTGCCGGGTGAACAAGCGCTCGGTGCAACTCCTCGCAGATGTCCAGACATCTCGAAGATGCGATCACTTGGCTACAACCCGCGCTATTCGCTGGCCGACGGCCTGGCTGCCACCGCTGATTGGTATTCGGCAAACTTGCAAAATAAGCCAGACAATCCACTGCTCTAA